Proteins co-encoded in one Arachis stenosperma cultivar V10309 chromosome 7, arast.V10309.gnm1.PFL2, whole genome shotgun sequence genomic window:
- the LOC130940268 gene encoding very-long-chain enoyl-CoA reductase: MKVALVSRSGREIVKGGIELNDSATVADLQREIHKRTKKYPERQRLTLPVPAGSRERPVVLNSKKSLKEYTDGNSGALTVVFKDLGPQVSYRTLFFFEYLGPLLLYPVFYYFPVYQFFGYKGERVIHPVQTYALYYWCFHYAKRIFETFFIHRFSHATSPLSNVFRNCAYYWTFGSYIAYYVNHPNYTPVSDLQMKIGFGFGIVMQISNFYCHIILRSLRKPEGDGGYQIPRGFLFNIVTCANYTTEIYQWLGFNIATQTVAGYIFLLVATLIMSNWAFAKHRRLRKLFDGKEGRPKYPRRWIILPPFL; this comes from the exons ATGAAGGTCGCTTTGGTTTCTCGGAGCGGAAGAGAGATTGTGAAAGGTGGCATTGAGCTCAATGATTCT GCTACTGTAGCAGATCTTCAACGTGAAATTCACAAACGAA CTAAGAAGTATCCTGAAAGGCAGCGCTTGACACTTCCGGTCCCAGCAGGATCAAGGGAAAGGCCCGTTGTCCTTAATTCCAAGAAGAGTCTAAAAGAATATACAGATGGAAATTCAGGAGCCTTAACTGTAGTATTCAAGGACTTAGGCCCTCAAGTTTCTTACCgcacactctttttctttgAGTACCTGGGACCTTTGCTTCTCTATCCAGTCTTCTATTATTTCCCTGTCTACCAATTTTTCGGGTACAAAGGTGAACGTGTCATCCACCCTGTGCAGACATATGCCTTGTACTATTGGTGTTTCCACTATGCCAAACGTATTTTCGAGACATTTTTCATCCATCGCTTCAGCCATGCTACTTCTCCTCTTTCCAATGTGTTCCGCAACTGCGCATATTACTGGACCTTTGGGTCTTACATTGCTTACTATGTGAACCATCCAAATTATACCCCAGTAAGCGACCTCCAAATGAAGATTGGGTTTGGGTTTGGCATAGTGATGCAAATTTCGAATTTCTATTGCCACATTATACTTAGGAGTCTTCGCAAACCTGAGGGGGACGGTGGATACCAAATCCCTCGCGGATTTCTCTTCAATATTGTTACCTGTGCAAATTATACCACAGAAATCTATCAGTGGTTGGGTTTCAACATTGCAACACAAACTGTTGCAggttatatttttcttcttgttgctACTTTGATCATGTCCAACTGGGCTTTTGCAAAGCACAGGCGTTTGAGGAAG TTATTCGATGGAAAGGAAGGCCGACCCAAGTATCCTCGTCGATGGATAATATTGCCGCCATTCCTGTAG
- the LOC130939308 gene encoding UDP-glycosyltransferase 92A1-like: MAEYSKKDGNENVHIVMLPFLAQGHLIPFLALAKQIQQITSFKITIVTTPSNIQHIKHYYYDHNHIHFAELPFNPTEHGLPPNSDNTKNLSSLDAMLKLTMASLSLEDPFRSLISKIKEEEGHSLLCIISDVFVGWANNVAKSFGIKNITFTTCGAYGTLAYISIWSNLPHINSDSDEFSIPGFPQNYKFHRSHMHRTLRETDGSCDWSKFILSQVQLSMKSDGWICNTAEEIENLGLELLRKYFINLPVWSVGPLLQPLALEGIGSCYLSNSIFVFVCAGKEHVKGLEPCIEWLDLKDERSVLYICFGSQNTISASQMMALAEGLEQSGRSFIWVIRPPFGFDINAEFNGDEWLPKGFEERMKNTQKGLLVHQWGPQMDILSHKSIAAFLSHCGWNSVLESLSYGVPFIGWPLAAEQVYNAKMLEEELGVSVMLTATAESVISGEEVKNVIDMVMDQQSGKGKEMKVKAEEIAVLMREATTQNGEVKGSSIRAIDDFVKVILQN, from the exons ATGGCAGAGTATTCAAAGAAAGATGGCAATGAAAATGTTCACATTGTAATGCTACCTTTCTTAGCACAAGGTCATCTCATTCCATTCCTAGCATTAGCAAAACAAATCCAACAAATAACTTCTTTCAAAATCACCATTGTCACCACTCCCTCAAACATTCAACACatcaaacattattattatgatCATAACCATATCCACTTTGCTGAGCTACCTTTCAATCCTACAGAACATGGTCTACCACCAAATTCAGACAACACTAAGAATCTCTCTTCTTTAGATGCAATGCTCAAACTAACCATGGCATCTTTGAGCCTTGAGGACCCCTTTCGCTCTTtgatttcgaaaatcaaagaaGAAGAGGGCCACTCTCTACTCTGCATAATCTCTGATGTGTTTGTTGGTTGGGCTAACAATGTTGCAAAGAGTTTTGGAATCAAGAACATAACATTCACAACTTGTGGTGCTTATGGAACTCTGGCTTATATATCTATCTGGTCCAATCTTCCCCATATAAACTCTGATTCGGATGAGTTTTCGATTCCGGGGTTCCCTCAGAACTACAAGTTCCACCGCTCTCACATGCATAGAACCTTGAGAGAAACTGATGGAAGTTGTGATTGGTCAAAATTCATCCTTTCCCAGGTTCAACTCTCCATGAAATCTGATGGGTGGATTTGTAACACTGCTGAGGAGATTGAGAATTTGGGTTTGGAACTTCTCAGAAAGTATTTCATTAATCTTCCTGTATGGAGTGTTGGTCCTCTTCTTCAACCACTTGCACTTGAAGGTATA GGTTCTTGTTATTTATCGAATTCAATATTCGTATTTGTATGTGCAGGTAAAGAGCATGTCAAGGGTCTTGAACCCTGCATTGAGTGGTTAGATTTGAAGGATGAAAGATCTGTTCTTTACATATGTTTTGGATCACAGAACACAATCAGTGCTTCCCAAATGATGGCATTGGCTGAAGGGTTGGAACAAAGTGGGAGAAGTTTTATTTGGGTTATAAGGCCACCATTTGGTTTTGACATCAATGCAGAGTTCAATGGTGATGAATGGTTACCAAAAGGGTTTGAAGAGAGAATGAAGAACACTCAAAAGGGTTTGTTGGTGCATCAATGGGGACCCCAAATGGATATTCTTTCACATAAGTCAATAGCAGCATTTCTTAGTCACTGTGGGTGGAATTCAGTGTTGGAGAGTCTAAGTTATGGTGTTCCATTTATTGGGTGGCCATTGGCAGCAGAACAAGTTTACAATGCTAAGATGTTGGAGGAAGAATTGGGTGTTAGTGTTATGCTTACAGCAACAGCTGAAAGTGTGATTTCAGGGGAGGAAGTGAAGAATGTGATTGACATGGTTATGGATCAACAAAGTGGGAAGGGAAAAGAGATGAAGGTGAAGGCTGAAGAGATTGCAGTTCTTATGAGAGAAGCAACAACACAGAATGGTGAAGTTAAAGGCTCTTCAATCAGAGCAATAGATGATTTTGTGAAAGTCATCTTACAAAACTAA
- the LOC130939309 gene encoding uncharacterized protein LOC130939309, with protein MNLEGVGDKVRCHAFPVTLAGLAIRWFNALPQGSVTTFADITHAFLAQFTTSIAKAKHPINLLGVTQRSGESTRKYLDRFNNECIEIDGLTDSVASLGLTNELLNEDFRKHLTTKLVWTMQEIQKVVREYINDEEVSQVVTANKRQLAYHTTRQPGSGERPKEHSKDGGPIKLFKPFPWLGKFTNYTPLTAPIVEMYQQIADKGILSKPRQLKDRTKGNKNLYYDYHKGFGHNTQDCFDLKDTLEQAIHEGKLAELSQFIREPRRQERDRSDDDRIHAVKPRQEPEEDNDLGLTVVNVVVGTDATRDTS; from the coding sequence ATGAACCTGGAAGGTGTGGGCGATAAGGTGAGATGTCACGCCTTCCCTGTTACCTTGGCGGGACTGGCAATCCGCTGGTTCAATGCCCTCCCTCAAGGCTCCGTGACGACTTTTGCGGACATAACTCACGCTTTTCTAGCTCAGTTCACCACGTCTATTGCCAAAGCCAAACACCCGATCAACTTGCTAGGGGTGACACAAAGAAGCGGGGAATCAACTAGGAAGTATCTAGACAGGTTTAATAACGAATGCATAGAGATTGACGGCCTGACCGACTCGGTGGCCAGCTTGGGCCTGACGAATGAGCTGTTGAATGAAGACTTCAGGAAACACCTCACCACCAAACTGGTGTGGACAATGCAAGAAATCCAGAAAGTGGTGAGAGAGTACATCAACGACGAGGAGGTCAGCCAAGTGGTGACAGCCAACAAGCGGCAACTCGCCTATCATACTACTCGTCAACCCGGGAGCGGGGAAAGGCCTAAGGAGCACTCTAAGGATGGAGGACCAATTAAACTCTTCAAGCCGTTCCCCTGGTTAGGAAAGTTTACTAACTACACCCCTCTAACGGCCCCGATCGTTGAGATGTACCAACAGATAGCCGACAAAGGCATCTTGTCGAAGCCTCGCCAGCTCAAGGACAGAACCAAAGGAAACAAGAACCTCTACTATGACTACCACAAGGGTTTCGGCCATAATACCCAAGATTGCTTCGACTTGAAGGACACTCTGGAACAGGCGATCCATGAAGGCAAGCTAGCGGAGCTCTCGCAGTTCATAAGAGAACCCAGAAGGCAAGAGCGCGACCGATCTGACGACGACAGAATCCATGCCGTGAAACCAAGACAAGAGCCCGAAGAGGACAACGACCTTGGCCTCACCGTCGTGAATGTCGTAGTCGGAACAGACGCCACACGAGATACAAGTTGA